The Saccopteryx leptura isolate mSacLep1 chromosome 2, mSacLep1_pri_phased_curated, whole genome shotgun sequence genome has a window encoding:
- the PIP gene encoding prolactin-inducible protein: MYSHQLLFRASHAALLLVLCLQLGTNTAEENTRQLMIMDLQMPQTTAADKEVTAKLRVETELRECMVIKTYLVSNTEIEGPFNYKYTGCLCNDYPRTFYWDFQVNSTVVVAAVVDIVRQLNICPNDEAVMPIKANRFTMWRTLFVP; encoded by the exons ATGTACTCTCACCAGCTCCTGTTCAGGGCCAGCCATGCCGCCCTGCTCCTGGTTCTCTGCCTGCAGCTGGGGACCAACACAGCTGAGGAAAACAC CCGACAGTTGATGATAATGGATCTCCAGATGCCGCAAACAACAGCAGCAGATAAAGAAGTCACGGCAAAGCTTAGGGTGGAAACAGAACTGAGAGAATGCATGGTG ATTAAAACTTACCTGGTAAGCAACACTGAGATTGAGGGGCCTTTTAACTATAAATACACCGGCTGCCTGTGTAATGACTATCCGAGAACCTTCTACTGGGACTTTCAGGTCAACA GCACGGTGGTCGTCGCAGCAGTGGTTGACATCGTACGTCAGTTAAATATCTGCCCCAATGATGAGGCAGTGATGCCCATCAAAGCAAACCGCTTCACCATGTGGAGGACTTTATTCGTGCCCTGA
- the LOC136392222 gene encoding LOW QUALITY PROTEIN: taste receptor type 2 member 39-like (The sequence of the model RefSeq protein was modified relative to this genomic sequence to represent the inferred CDS: inserted 1 base in 1 codon; substituted 1 base at 1 genomic stop codon), with amino-acid sequence MLERHFPSDTKEDXRLKMTKTXQPHELSLLHIIIIFTITGTECIVGIAANGFIVTINAVEWIQNKAISSSGRILFYLSISRIALQIFMMLEMTFHSTFPHLYNEDGIYDTLKVSFMFLNYCSLWFSAWLSFFYFVKVANFSQRLFLKLKWRLAGLMPWLLQLSVFISVGYSMLFSNAIYTVYRNSSIPIPSSNITKKKKYFSETNVVNLALLYNLGIFIPLVMFILAATLLIISLKRHTLHINSSAMGSRDPSMEAHMGAIRAISYFLILYTFNAVSLFLYISNVFNGNASWNSLCKIIVAAYPAGHSVLLIQDNPGLRRAWKKFQVHLYLKN; translated from the exons ATGCTAGAGAGACATTTTCCCTCAGACACCAAAGAGGATTAACGACTCAAGATGACCAAAA TACAGCCTCATGAGTTGTCGCTGCTTCACATCATCATAATTTTCACAATCACAGGCACTGAATGCATAGTTGGTATAGCTGCAAATGGCTTCATTGTGACCATAAATGCAGTTGAATGGATTCAGAATAAGGCAATTTCCTCAAGTGGCAGGATCCTGTTTTACCTGAGTATATCCAGAATAGCTCTCCAAATCTTCATGATGCTAGAAATGACCTTCCACTCAACATTCCCACATCTTTATAATGAAGATGGTATATATGATACATTGAAAGTGAGCTTCATGTTCTTGAATTATTGTAGCCTCTGGTTTTCTGCCTGGCTCAGTTTCTTCTACTTCGTGAAGGTTGCCAATTTCTCCCAACGCCTCTTCCTCAAGCTGAAGTGGAGACTGGCTGGCCTGATGCCCTGGCTTCTGCAGCTGTCAGTGTTTATTTCCGTGGGCTACAGCATGCTCTTCTCCAACGCCATCTACACTGTGTACCGTAACAGTTCCATTCCCATCCCCTCCTCTAACAtcactaagaagaaaaaatacttctCTGAGACCAACGTGGTCAACCTGGCTCTCCTCTATAACCTGGGGATCTTCATTCCTCTTGTCATGTTCATCCTGGCTGCCACCCTGCTGATCATCTCTCTCAAGAGACACACCCTACACATAAACAGCAGTGCCATGGGCTCCAGGGACCCCAGCATGGAGGCTCACATGGGGGCCATCAGAGCCATCAGCTATTTCCTTATTCTCTACACTTTCAATGcagtttctctgtttctctacaTATCTAACGTCTTCAATGGCAACGCTTCCTGGAATAGTTTGTGCAAAATTATTGTGGCTGCCTACCCAGCTGGCCACTCAGTGCTGCTGATTCAGGACAATCCTGGCCTGAGAAGAGCCTGGAAAAAGTTCCAAGTTCATCTTTACCTAAAAAACTAA